One Peribacillus simplex NBRC 15720 = DSM 1321 genomic region harbors:
- a CDS encoding class II aldolase/adducin family protein → MNENLHPAEQIVMIMERVYKYGMTTISGGNLSILDENGDLWITPSGIDKGTLTMDDIMCVKKDGTVIGKHKPSVELPFHQGIYEARPDIKAVVHAHPPALVSFSMARKGPNPKLLLHAYKSVADSLQVAPYAIPGSDKLKENISAEFAKGGDAVILENHGIVVGKPTIFDAFMLFETLEDTACMEINARNIGKPVELTEQNLKEIDLYKVDKLTQIEMKHHSVEEVSCRQEMIRLLERLYDRQLFTSISGSFSTRLKDGSILITPSQQDRKYIKEDELVLVHHEFSEAGKEPCEFYELHQKIYELNPELTSVIIANPRFLMAYAVTDVKYNTHIIPEAYIVLRDIDKVPFGMGEDHNRMIADKLAEDNPVLLIENGYAVVSGKSLLSVFDRLEVAEYSAKALVYAKSIGEVIDISDEDIEEIIEGFKLIAK, encoded by the coding sequence ATGAATGAAAACCTGCATCCAGCCGAACAAATTGTTATGATCATGGAACGTGTCTATAAATATGGTATGACAACAATTTCAGGAGGAAACCTTTCTATTCTAGATGAAAATGGTGACCTTTGGATTACTCCATCGGGCATTGATAAAGGAACATTAACCATGGATGATATCATGTGCGTCAAAAAGGACGGTACAGTCATAGGGAAACATAAACCATCGGTAGAGCTTCCTTTTCATCAGGGAATTTATGAAGCAAGGCCCGATATTAAAGCTGTCGTACATGCACATCCCCCGGCATTGGTTTCCTTTAGTATGGCTCGTAAAGGACCAAACCCAAAATTGCTTTTACATGCATATAAGAGTGTAGCAGATTCCCTTCAGGTTGCACCCTATGCGATCCCTGGAAGCGACAAATTAAAAGAAAATATTTCGGCTGAATTTGCAAAAGGAGGGGATGCAGTCATATTGGAGAATCATGGTATTGTGGTAGGGAAACCCACTATATTTGATGCCTTTATGTTGTTTGAAACCCTTGAAGATACTGCTTGTATGGAAATAAATGCGAGAAATATAGGGAAGCCAGTTGAACTGACCGAACAAAATTTAAAAGAAATAGATTTATATAAAGTTGATAAATTAACACAGATAGAAATGAAGCACCATTCTGTCGAAGAGGTTTCTTGCCGTCAAGAAATGATTAGGTTATTGGAAAGGTTATATGATCGTCAGCTTTTTACAAGTATCTCAGGCAGCTTTTCAACACGCCTTAAAGATGGATCTATTTTAATCACGCCTTCTCAACAGGACCGTAAATATATTAAGGAAGATGAATTGGTTCTGGTTCATCATGAATTTAGTGAAGCTGGCAAGGAACCATGTGAGTTTTATGAGCTTCATCAAAAAATATATGAGTTAAACCCGGAGCTTACATCTGTCATCATTGCCAACCCAAGATTTTTAATGGCCTATGCAGTGACAGATGTTAAATATAATACACACATAATTCCAGAGGCCTACATTGTTCTTCGGGATATAGATAAAGTGCCTTTTGGAATGGGAGAAGATCATAATAGAATGATTGCAGATAAACTAGCAGAGGATAATCCTGTCCTATTAATTGAGAATGGGTATGCAGTTGTCTCAGGAAAAAGTTTACTGAGTGTATTTGATAGGCTAGAAGTAGCTGAATATAGTGCAAAAGCATTGGTGTACGCTAAAAGTATTGGTGAAGTAATCGATATTAGTGATGAAGATATTGAAGAAATTATTGAAGGTTTTAAGCTAATTGCCAAATAA
- the rhaB gene encoding rhamnulokinase, with protein sequence MIHIAVDIGASSGRLVLGKIENGKLVIEEIHRFANGFTTQNETCFWDIDHLLNEILKGLESAKKLGYDHCTLGIDTWGTDYVLLDDDGQRVQEVISYRDKRTENTIEKVTRTLPKEIIYQKTGIQFLSFNTLYQLYEEDIKNLKVTRNVMTVPDYLGYCLTGKKVTEVTSASSMQLLNLNTKKFDEELLNLIALSKDQFPPFANPGERLGKLMKERFSTFDLPDTEVIIVASHDTASAIVGSPGNGEKWAYISSGTWSLLGIESDKPIVNELALKNNYTNEWGAYGTFRFLKNIIGMWVIQEVRRHLKEDYNFEQFVYEAEKINECRQFINFNDKRFLNPENMIQEIQQYCRETNQEIPHTVGELANCIFTNMSIIYAMSIRQIEEITGKRIEQLHIVGGGAKNEFVNQLTANLSGKTIYAGPTEATAIGNILVQMISDNELSDLQTARKLIQHSFLIKKYEPKGKIESSLIEKFKQAISMKEECK encoded by the coding sequence ATGATACATATTGCGGTGGATATTGGTGCTTCAAGTGGCCGGCTGGTCTTAGGGAAAATTGAGAACGGGAAATTAGTAATTGAAGAAATCCATAGATTTGCGAATGGTTTCACCACCCAAAATGAAACATGTTTTTGGGATATTGATCATTTATTGAATGAAATCTTAAAGGGGTTAGAATCAGCAAAAAAGCTTGGATACGACCACTGTACACTTGGCATTGATACGTGGGGAACGGATTACGTATTGTTGGATGATGATGGACAAAGAGTGCAAGAAGTTATCTCTTATCGTGATAAGCGCACCGAAAATACAATCGAAAAGGTCACAAGAACACTACCTAAAGAAATCATTTATCAAAAAACGGGGATTCAATTCTTATCATTTAACACGTTATACCAATTGTACGAAGAAGATATAAAGAACCTGAAAGTCACCAGGAATGTCATGACTGTGCCTGATTATTTAGGTTACTGCCTAACGGGAAAAAAGGTCACAGAAGTTACAAGTGCTTCTTCGATGCAATTATTGAATTTAAACACGAAGAAGTTTGATGAAGAGTTACTTAATCTGATTGCATTATCAAAAGATCAATTCCCGCCTTTTGCTAATCCAGGAGAACGATTAGGGAAACTGATGAAAGAACGTTTTTCTACTTTTGATCTTCCCGATACAGAAGTGATTATCGTTGCTTCACATGATACTGCTTCCGCCATAGTCGGTTCACCTGGTAATGGAGAGAAATGGGCCTATATTAGTAGCGGAACGTGGTCGTTGCTTGGGATTGAAAGCGATAAACCGATCGTGAATGAGTTAGCCCTTAAAAACAATTATACAAATGAATGGGGTGCATACGGAACCTTCCGCTTCCTGAAAAATATCATTGGCATGTGGGTTATTCAAGAAGTCAGAAGACATTTGAAGGAAGACTATAACTTCGAGCAGTTTGTATATGAGGCAGAGAAAATAAATGAGTGCAGGCAGTTTATCAACTTTAATGATAAACGATTTTTAAATCCAGAAAATATGATTCAAGAAATTCAGCAGTATTGTCGGGAGACGAATCAGGAGATTCCACATACAGTGGGCGAATTAGCGAACTGTATATTTACAAATATGTCTATTATTTATGCGATGTCCATTCGGCAAATAGAAGAGATAACGGGGAAAAGAATCGAGCAACTTCATATTGTCGGTGGAGGAGCGAAAAATGAATTCGTTAATCAACTTACGGCAAACCTAAGCGGGAAAACCATATACGCTGGACCAACAGAGGCTACGGCGATTGGGAATATACTAGTTCAAATGATTTCAGACAATGAATTAAGCGATTTACAAACGGCACGTAAGTTAATACAACACTCGTTTCTTATAAAAAAATATGAGCCAAAAGGAAAAATTGAATCATCCCTGATTGAAAAATTTAAACAAGCAATTTCCATGAAAGAAGAGTGTAAATAA
- a CDS encoding ribulokinase, with amino-acid sequence MNDRYTIGIDYGTESGRVLLVNIANGNEMATHVTPYRHGVMSNRLPDGRKLEKDWALQHPSDYLDVLYTSVPEVIRLSGVDANDVIGIGIDFTSCTILPIDKKGDPLCFDEKWKRDPHSWVKLWKHHAAQKEADDITRIAQATNQPFLQRYGGKISSEWMFPKILQVLRESPDIYEETDLFMEAGDWITFRLTNELVRSSNMSGYKALWDKKDGYPDPAFLAAIDERLLDILDTKMRGEVLPIAGRSGGLTEGMAKEMGLKPGTAVSVSIIDAHAGVPAVGAVHPGQFVMTMGTSTCHMLISEKKQKVEGICGVVEDGIIPGSFSYETGQVAVGDSFAWYIEQAVPEYVKKEAEQEGVNLHGLMEKKASCLMPGQSGLVALDWWNGNRTVLVDANLSGVIAGITLSTKPEEIYRALLESTAFGTRKILETFENDGIEINDLFACGGLPQKNKLLMQIYADILNREIKTADGEQVVALGAAIYAATAAGRINGGYDSIEEAASKMAKVKEKTFIPVKENVRIYKQLYAYYLELHDFFGRDHISIMHGLKKLRSVD; translated from the coding sequence ATGAATGACAGATATACAATTGGAATTGATTATGGTACTGAATCAGGCAGAGTGCTGTTAGTAAATATAGCGAACGGCAATGAAATGGCTACACATGTTACACCTTATCGTCATGGAGTAATGTCTAATAGGCTTCCAGACGGACGTAAACTTGAAAAAGATTGGGCTCTCCAGCATCCAAGTGATTATTTGGACGTTTTATACACTTCTGTTCCTGAAGTGATTCGGTTAAGTGGGGTAGATGCAAATGATGTGATTGGCATTGGAATCGATTTTACCTCATGTACCATTTTACCAATTGATAAGAAGGGAGATCCCCTTTGTTTTGATGAGAAATGGAAAAGGGACCCTCACAGTTGGGTGAAATTATGGAAACATCATGCCGCACAAAAAGAAGCAGATGATATTACACGCATTGCACAGGCAACGAATCAGCCATTCCTGCAACGATATGGCGGGAAAATTTCTTCTGAATGGATGTTCCCTAAGATATTACAAGTGTTGCGTGAATCACCTGATATCTATGAAGAAACGGATCTATTTATGGAAGCCGGGGATTGGATTACCTTCCGACTGACGAATGAGCTGGTACGCAGCAGTAATATGAGCGGTTATAAAGCACTTTGGGATAAAAAAGATGGATATCCGGACCCTGCTTTTTTAGCGGCTATTGATGAACGTCTTCTGGATATACTGGATACAAAAATGCGTGGTGAAGTGTTACCCATCGCTGGGCGGTCGGGTGGTTTAACAGAAGGGATGGCTAAGGAGATGGGGTTGAAACCCGGTACGGCTGTTTCTGTATCCATAATCGATGCCCATGCAGGTGTTCCAGCTGTAGGAGCTGTCCATCCAGGCCAATTTGTGATGACGATGGGAACGTCTACATGCCACATGTTAATTTCTGAGAAAAAACAAAAAGTAGAGGGTATTTGTGGTGTAGTTGAGGATGGAATAATTCCCGGATCATTCAGTTATGAAACGGGACAGGTGGCTGTTGGCGATTCGTTTGCATGGTATATTGAGCAAGCTGTTCCGGAGTATGTAAAGAAAGAAGCTGAGCAAGAAGGTGTCAATCTACATGGCTTAATGGAAAAAAAGGCTTCCTGCTTAATGCCTGGTCAATCAGGGTTAGTGGCTTTAGATTGGTGGAATGGCAACCGAACAGTCCTTGTAGATGCGAACTTGTCAGGTGTGATTGCAGGGATTACTCTTTCTACGAAGCCGGAAGAAATATACCGTGCACTTTTAGAATCAACGGCTTTTGGAACAAGGAAGATCCTTGAAACATTTGAGAATGACGGTATAGAGATAAACGATTTGTTTGCCTGTGGCGGATTACCTCAAAAAAATAAACTATTAATGCAGATATATGCCGATATTTTAAATCGCGAAATTAAAACCGCGGATGGGGAACAAGTGGTTGCATTAGGAGCAGCCATATACGCTGCCACGGCTGCCGGCCGTATAAATGGTGGGTATGATTCCATAGAGGAGGCAGCCTCTAAAATGGCAAAAGTAAAAGAAAAGACTTTTATACCGGTTAAAGAAAATGTAAGGATTTATAAACAACTCTATGCTTATTATTTAGAACTGCATGACTTCTTTGGCCGAGATCACATTTCCATAATGCATGGTTTAAAGAAATTGAGGAGTGTGGATTAA
- a CDS encoding autoinducer 2 ABC transporter substrate-binding protein, with translation MKKMTGILATAILAGGLLAGCVSQEGATGNSEKGTSGGGGNEKLKIAVVPKLMGIPYFNASEKGAIQAGKDLGVETIYTGPTEPDAAQQVKVIEDLISQDVDVIAVAPNDAASLSPVLQKAKDEGIIVMDWDTPADQSLVELSVHQIDDEAYGRHIAKSLVKQMGVEKGQIAILTGGLSAANLNTWIDAAKKELEENYPGIELVSDKIATDEKQQVAYQKTLDLIKSNPELKGIMAFSTPAPLGAAQAVQEKGLQDDITVVGTALPKDSSPYLNDGSLDVAILWEPDKLGYLTVALAKRLAEGEKPEDGLKVENVGEIDVWEDGKTIIMGPPTDFTKDNAADFNF, from the coding sequence ATGAAGAAAATGACGGGGATCTTAGCAACAGCTATTTTAGCTGGGGGACTGTTAGCAGGCTGTGTATCACAAGAAGGAGCAACGGGAAACAGTGAAAAAGGAACTAGTGGCGGAGGTGGTAATGAGAAGTTGAAAATTGCCGTAGTACCAAAGTTAATGGGGATACCATATTTCAATGCTTCTGAAAAAGGAGCGATTCAAGCAGGTAAAGACCTTGGTGTGGAAACCATTTACACAGGACCTACGGAACCGGATGCTGCACAGCAAGTAAAAGTCATTGAAGATTTAATTAGTCAAGATGTGGATGTAATCGCGGTAGCGCCAAATGACGCTGCATCACTCTCACCAGTCCTTCAAAAGGCGAAGGATGAAGGAATAATTGTCATGGACTGGGATACACCAGCTGATCAATCCCTTGTAGAATTATCCGTCCACCAAATAGACGATGAAGCATACGGTCGCCATATCGCTAAATCCCTCGTAAAACAAATGGGTGTTGAAAAAGGGCAAATCGCTATATTAACAGGAGGGCTTTCAGCTGCAAACTTAAACACTTGGATTGATGCAGCAAAAAAAGAACTGGAAGAGAATTATCCTGGTATTGAATTAGTATCGGATAAAATCGCGACAGATGAAAAACAACAGGTGGCATACCAAAAAACACTGGATTTAATAAAATCAAATCCTGAATTAAAAGGAATCATGGCTTTTTCTACTCCAGCACCTCTTGGGGCAGCCCAAGCTGTTCAGGAAAAAGGACTGCAAGATGATATTACAGTTGTTGGAACTGCCCTGCCGAAAGACTCTTCACCATATTTAAATGATGGATCTCTAGATGTAGCCATTCTTTGGGAGCCAGACAAACTAGGTTATTTAACCGTTGCCCTTGCCAAACGTCTAGCTGAAGGGGAGAAACCAGAAGATGGTTTGAAAGTTGAAAATGTAGGTGAAATTGACGTGTGGGAAGATGGAAAAACAATCATCATGGGACCACCGACAGATTTTACTAAAGACAATGCAGCTGATTTTAATTTTTAA
- a CDS encoding ABC transporter permease, which translates to MKRLSISKENTLGVITAGLFVLMSFSIPGFFSSNNLTNMMFQLPEFGLIALAMMVVIVTGGIDLSITYTAALSGVTIALMASSGYPMLAAILIGVLVGLSCGLINGVLISKIGVSPILVTLGTMVLFEGVILSITKGNSISGFSEGYSLIGNGYYMGIVPLSIIIFVLFAILTAILLSKTKWGRSVYMVGSNPIATLFSGVNNSTVLMRVYLYAALLATIASIIMTSRYNTAKVDLGSSYLLQSVAAAVLGGTEIQGGYGKVIGTVYAVIIFQMLSSGLNLMGVPRSIVTVMMGVILITVLVINFVKTKLDEKSQKNLPSNSVA; encoded by the coding sequence ATGAAACGGCTTTCAATATCAAAAGAAAATACTTTAGGTGTAATTACAGCAGGCTTGTTTGTGTTAATGAGTTTTTCGATACCTGGATTCTTTTCTTCAAATAATTTAACCAATATGATGTTCCAGCTTCCGGAGTTTGGTTTAATCGCTTTAGCTATGATGGTGGTGATTGTAACTGGAGGGATTGACCTTTCGATTACGTATACGGCTGCCTTGTCTGGCGTGACGATCGCACTTATGGCAAGCAGCGGATACCCAATGCTCGCCGCAATCTTAATCGGTGTTTTAGTCGGACTGAGCTGCGGATTGATTAACGGCGTACTCATCTCAAAAATCGGTGTTTCGCCAATACTGGTGACCCTCGGAACGATGGTCCTTTTTGAAGGTGTGATCCTAAGCATTACGAAAGGAAATTCGATTTCAGGATTCAGTGAGGGTTATAGCTTAATTGGAAACGGTTACTATATGGGGATCGTTCCTCTTTCTATCATTATTTTTGTACTATTTGCCATATTAACAGCTATATTGCTGTCAAAAACCAAATGGGGCAGAAGCGTTTATATGGTGGGAAGCAATCCGATCGCCACATTATTTTCAGGGGTAAATAATAGTACGGTATTAATGAGGGTTTACTTATATGCAGCACTTCTTGCCACAATTGCTTCTATTATTATGACATCCCGTTATAATACAGCAAAAGTGGATCTGGGATCTTCTTATTTATTACAAAGTGTAGCGGCAGCCGTGCTTGGCGGAACGGAAATTCAAGGTGGATATGGCAAAGTTATCGGCACAGTTTACGCAGTGATCATTTTCCAAATGTTATCAAGCGGATTGAACTTAATGGGTGTACCACGTTCGATCGTGACTGTAATGATGGGGGTTATTTTAATCACGGTATTGGTCATAAACTTCGTGAAAACGAAATTAGATGAAAAAAGTCAAAAGAATTTACCTTCAAACTCTGTAGCGTAA
- a CDS encoding ABC transporter permease, protein MNAVLKSKEISIAMIVLLLCITLTFLSPYFLTVDNLLDVLKGNAVLGILAVGMTLVIITGGIDVSVAAVTSAVCVIVGKVMMLMPDHPISILLLFLIGPFLGVCLGALNGLLVAKVQIPAIVVTLGMMSIINGLVLYITNGQYLNSSSFPPVFIKFASFEVFGVSIIILIFIAVALFTWYILKYTLIGREVLAIGGNKDSAIRVGINFDKVQIFVFSYMGFLAGIAAIAQTAYTKAVDPNGMLGLELMVIAAVVLGGANIMGGRGTILGTVLGVLLLGIVQNGLILAKIDTFWQKVFTGLIILLAVSYDHIQYKRSKDKLAKIEVEA, encoded by the coding sequence ATGAACGCCGTTTTGAAGTCGAAGGAAATCAGCATCGCTATGATTGTATTGCTTCTATGTATTACATTGACATTCTTAAGCCCGTATTTTTTAACTGTAGACAATTTGCTGGATGTACTAAAAGGGAATGCTGTCCTTGGAATTCTGGCGGTGGGTATGACACTTGTCATCATCACTGGCGGGATTGACGTATCGGTCGCCGCTGTTACAAGCGCTGTCTGTGTCATCGTTGGGAAGGTAATGATGCTCATGCCAGACCATCCCATCTCTATCCTATTACTCTTTTTGATTGGGCCATTTCTTGGGGTTTGTTTAGGTGCACTGAATGGACTGCTTGTTGCAAAGGTTCAAATTCCAGCTATTGTCGTGACACTTGGAATGATGAGTATCATTAATGGGCTCGTGTTGTACATTACGAATGGACAGTATTTGAACAGCAGCAGTTTTCCACCCGTATTCATCAAGTTTGCTAGTTTTGAGGTGTTTGGTGTATCTATCATCATTCTTATTTTTATCGCCGTTGCCCTGTTTACTTGGTATATTTTGAAATACACATTAATCGGTCGCGAAGTATTGGCGATTGGCGGTAATAAAGATTCAGCCATTCGGGTTGGGATAAATTTTGACAAAGTTCAAATCTTTGTCTTCTCCTATATGGGCTTTCTCGCAGGAATAGCAGCCATAGCTCAAACAGCTTATACAAAGGCTGTGGATCCAAATGGAATGCTTGGTCTTGAGCTGATGGTCATAGCAGCCGTTGTTTTGGGCGGTGCGAACATCATGGGGGGGCGCGGTACCATTTTGGGAACGGTTTTGGGAGTTCTTCTGCTAGGCATTGTACAAAATGGTCTTATCTTGGCAAAAATTGATACCTTTTGGCAAAAAGTATTCACTGGATTGATTATATTACTGGCGGTGTCATACGACCACATTCAATATAAGCGCTCAAAAGATAAGTTAGCAAAAATTGAAGTGGAAGCGTAG
- a CDS encoding sugar ABC transporter ATP-binding protein: protein MSDFLLQMTNVSKTFPGVKALNSVQLEVKKGEVHALIGENGAGKSTLIKILAGIYRPDPGAKFYFEGKEAEIQKPIDATLKGISIIYQDLSLFSNLSVAENIYIGRDSDKKPWKKIRWKEMEDTAKRALKELEFEIDVHTPVEKLSIAQQQLIEIARALAFDSKLIVMDEPTSSLSAGEVEKLYKVIQKLKDRGISIIFVSHKLKELFTVSDRFTILRDGNYVGTYETEELDEDKLITLMVGRQILYKKNMVKGKTGKTLLELNGLSKEGNFKDISFELKAGEVLGITGLVGSGRTELAQAIFGVNRPYDGSMKINGVSTKIKSSEHAVKQGIAYIPESRKTQGLILRQSIINNISLPVLKQLRNKFKLIKRKEEVKLADHYMKTLDVRPALPKRAAGDLSGGNQQKVVIGKWLSTKPQILIIDEPTNGIDIGAKSEIHKLMRELAAEGMGIIVISSELPEVLAVSDRILVMRHGRIAGELGIEEATQENIMNYALLGSQSPSKKGLPLKEEVRA, encoded by the coding sequence ATGTCTGATTTCTTATTGCAAATGACGAATGTCAGTAAAACCTTCCCTGGTGTAAAAGCACTGAATAGCGTTCAGCTTGAAGTGAAAAAAGGAGAAGTTCATGCGTTAATAGGTGAGAATGGTGCCGGGAAATCAACGCTCATTAAAATATTAGCTGGCATTTATCGACCGGACCCAGGCGCCAAGTTTTACTTTGAAGGAAAAGAAGCCGAAATTCAAAAACCGATTGATGCTACGCTAAAAGGTATTTCAATCATTTATCAAGATTTAAGTTTATTTTCAAACCTATCTGTAGCAGAAAATATCTATATTGGCCGGGATAGTGACAAAAAACCATGGAAAAAGATTAGATGGAAGGAGATGGAGGACACAGCAAAACGGGCACTTAAAGAACTAGAATTTGAGATTGATGTTCATACACCCGTTGAAAAATTAAGCATCGCTCAACAGCAGCTGATTGAAATCGCCAGAGCCCTCGCTTTTGATTCCAAGTTGATTGTAATGGACGAACCGACTTCATCCCTATCCGCCGGGGAAGTTGAAAAGCTTTATAAAGTTATACAAAAATTAAAGGATCGCGGAATTTCCATAATCTTTGTCAGCCACAAGTTAAAAGAGTTATTTACTGTTTCCGATCGATTTACAATATTGCGCGATGGGAATTATGTAGGCACTTACGAAACTGAAGAACTTGATGAAGATAAATTAATCACACTAATGGTGGGACGTCAGATTTTATATAAAAAGAATATGGTAAAAGGAAAAACGGGAAAAACTCTTTTGGAACTGAATGGTTTATCAAAAGAAGGTAACTTTAAAGATATTTCCTTTGAATTGAAAGCTGGAGAAGTCCTTGGGATTACAGGACTTGTCGGATCTGGAAGAACAGAGCTTGCACAGGCGATATTCGGGGTCAACAGGCCCTACGATGGAAGTATGAAAATAAATGGGGTTTCTACTAAAATCAAGTCTTCTGAACATGCTGTAAAACAAGGGATTGCATATATTCCAGAAAGCAGAAAAACGCAAGGACTCATCCTTCGCCAGTCCATAATCAATAATATTTCATTACCTGTTTTGAAACAATTGAGAAATAAATTCAAATTAATTAAGCGAAAGGAAGAAGTTAAGCTGGCTGATCACTATATGAAAACGCTAGATGTTAGACCTGCTTTGCCTAAAAGAGCAGCTGGTGACCTGTCAGGCGGAAATCAGCAGAAAGTCGTGATCGGCAAGTGGCTTTCTACCAAACCACAAATCCTAATTATTGACGAACCGACGAATGGGATTGACATTGGGGCGAAGTCAGAAATTCATAAGTTAATGAGGGAACTGGCTGCTGAAGGAATGGGCATTATTGTGATTTCTTCAGAGCTTCCAGAAGTACTTGCTGTCAGTGATCGAATTTTGGTCATGAGACATGGAAGAATAGCCGGAGAACTTGGTATAGAAGAAGCGACACAGGAAAATATCATGAATTATGCTCTGCTTGGTTCCCAATCGCCTTCCAAAAAAGGGCTTCCGCTAAAAGAGGAGGTACGTGCATGA
- the rbsK gene encoding ribokinase gives MKGIVVVGSINMDIVAVTNQYPAHGETLFGENMKLLSGGKGANQATTCAKLGKPVKLIGAVGEDAFGHEIERSLLQNNVNISSLKHVAEHPTGCAVITVDATAENTMLVIKGANDDLKRSDIDHCFSTISDDYAVLLVQMEIPDEAVLQAMKRAKEKNMFIILDPAPAEGVTTEALTYANLITPNWQETKVLTGIDVNSKESACKAGVFFKNHFGVDSIIKLGHKGALVYQNGETSFIEPIAVKAVDTVGAGDSFAGALACAIADGETIESAAEFASIVAAMKVTKMGAQDGVPTLAEVEHFCETNNFNYYGKKQKLNQIYD, from the coding sequence ATGAAAGGGATTGTAGTGGTTGGGAGTATTAATATGGATATTGTCGCAGTCACTAATCAGTATCCAGCCCATGGGGAAACGCTCTTCGGGGAAAATATGAAACTATTAAGTGGTGGAAAAGGCGCAAATCAAGCAACGACGTGCGCTAAACTTGGAAAACCAGTAAAGCTGATCGGTGCGGTTGGCGAGGACGCATTCGGGCATGAAATAGAACGTTCTCTTCTTCAAAATAACGTGAACATATCCTCCCTGAAACATGTTGCAGAACATCCAACCGGTTGCGCAGTCATTACAGTAGATGCTACAGCAGAAAACACCATGCTTGTCATTAAAGGCGCCAATGACGATTTGAAAAGAAGTGATATTGACCATTGTTTTTCTACCATCAGTGATGACTATGCTGTTTTACTTGTACAGATGGAAATTCCTGATGAGGCTGTTCTGCAAGCCATGAAAAGGGCTAAAGAAAAAAATATGTTTATTATCCTGGACCCTGCTCCTGCAGAAGGGGTAACGACTGAAGCACTGACGTATGCCAATTTGATTACGCCGAATTGGCAGGAAACAAAAGTGTTGACTGGGATCGACGTCAACTCGAAGGAAAGTGCATGCAAAGCGGGTGTTTTCTTTAAGAATCATTTTGGCGTGGACAGCATTATTAAGTTGGGCCACAAAGGAGCATTGGTGTATCAAAACGGTGAAACATCCTTTATCGAGCCCATTGCTGTAAAAGCTGTAGATACAGTGGGGGCAGGAGACTCATTCGCAGGCGCCCTTGCCTGTGCCATTGCAGATGGGGAGACGATCGAATCTGCAGCCGAATTTGCTTCAATTGTAGCGGCGATGAAGGTAACGAAAATGGGGGCCCAAGATGGTGTGCCCACGCTAGCAGAAGTGGAACATTTTTGTGAAACCAATAACTTTAATTACTATGGAAAAAAACAAAAGCTGAATCAAATTTATGACTGA
- the rpe gene encoding ribulose-phosphate 3-epimerase: MTLIGPSLMCADMGNLQESVMRLDRAGVDFFHLDIMDGSFVPNFTMGPDLIKRIRQFSDKPFDVHLMVERPEDHLDLFIQSGADMISIHAEATAHLQRSLQKLKNDGIKAGVALNPSTPITELEHVLDVVDYVTVMTVNPGFAGQSFVPLMYKKIKKIKELIQSEGYQIDIQVDGNIGFETIPGVLQNGADMLVCGTSCLFNKDVLLEDAVGQLRAFLEQMKMKNEGCA, from the coding sequence ATGACCTTAATTGGACCCTCACTTATGTGTGCAGATATGGGGAATTTACAAGAATCAGTAATGAGATTAGACCGTGCAGGTGTTGATTTCTTTCATCTAGATATAATGGATGGATCGTTTGTTCCTAATTTTACAATGGGCCCGGATCTAATTAAACGCATTAGGCAATTCTCGGATAAACCATTTGATGTTCACTTAATGGTTGAAAGACCGGAAGACCATTTAGATCTTTTCATTCAGTCGGGGGCAGATATGATTTCCATTCATGCAGAGGCAACTGCCCATTTACAGAGATCATTACAAAAACTGAAGAATGATGGGATTAAGGCAGGGGTAGCCTTAAATCCATCAACCCCCATCACAGAGCTTGAACATGTATTGGATGTAGTCGATTATGTAACGGTGATGACGGTGAATCCTGGTTTTGCCGGGCAGTCTTTTGTACCGCTTATGTATAAGAAAATAAAAAAGATAAAAGAATTAATTCAATCGGAAGGCTACCAAATTGATATTCAGGTAGATGGAAATATTGGGTTCGAAACCATTCCGGGTGTATTGCAAAATGGAGCCGACATGTTGGTTTGCGGTACGTCCTGTTTATTTAATAAAGATGTATTACTGGAAGATGCCGTTGGCCAACTCCGGGCATTCTTAGAGCAAATGAAAATGAAAAACGAGGGTTGTGCATGA